From a single Raphanus sativus cultivar WK10039 chromosome 3, ASM80110v3, whole genome shotgun sequence genomic region:
- the LOC130509819 gene encoding E3 ubiquitin-protein ligase RZFP34 has protein sequence MEMGFQENQQNQELTNLMEIGSGHYGCSHYRRRCKIRAPCCDEVFDCRHCHNEAKDSLQTEQLLRHDLPRHDVSKVICSLCETEQDVQQNCISCGVCMGKYFCSKCKFFDDDLTKKQYHCDECGICRTGGEENFFHCKRCRCCYSKVMEDKHRCVEGAMHHNCPVCFEYLFDSTRDITVLRCGHTMHLQCTKDMGLHNRYTCPVCSKSICDMSNMWKKLDEEVAAYPMPKVYEDKMVWILCNDCGSNLNVRFHLIAHKCTSCGSYNTRQTQRGPDATHSCSSGVPQIVGSTG, from the exons ATGGAGATGGGTTTCCAGGAAAATCAGCAAAACCAAGAACTTACAAATCTCATGGAGATTGGATCTGGGCATTACGG GTGCTCACATTACAGAAGACGATGTAAGATTAGAGCACCTTGTTGTGATGAAGTTTTCGATTGTCGACACTGCCACAACGAAGCTAAG GACTCTCTTCAAACTGAACAGCTTCTTAGACATGATCTCCCTCGACATGATGTttcaaag gtcatTTGCTCGCTTTGTGAGACAGAACAAGAC GTCCAGCAGAACTGCATCAGTTGTGGCGTATGTATGGGGAAGTACTTTTGCTCAAAATGCAAGTTCTTTGATGATGAT CTTACCAAGAAGCAATATCACTGCGATGAATGTGGGATTTGCag GACCGGAGGAGAAGAAAACTTCTTCCATTGCAAAAGATGTC GGTGTTGCTACTCCAAAGTCATGGAGGACAAGCATCGATGTGTAGAAGGCGCAATGCATCACAATTGCCCTGTTTGTTTTGAG TATCTGTTTGATTCCACAAGAGATATCACGGTGTTGAGATGTGGTCACACAATGCATTTACAATGCACCAAAGATATGGGGCTGCATAACCG ATACACATGCCCTGTATGTTCTAAATCCATATGTGACATGTCTAACATGTGGAAGAAACTTGATGAAGAG GTTGCTGCATACCCAATGCCAAAAGTGTACGAAGACAAGATG GTATGGATACTTTGCAATGACTGTGGTTCAAACTTGAATGTTCGGTTTCATTTGATCGCGCATAAGTGCACTAGCTGCGGTTCCTACAACACTAGACAGACGCAGAGAGGACCTGATGCTACTCACTCTTGCTCTTCAGGAGTTCCTCAGATTGTTGGTTCAACCGGTTAA
- the LOC108846765 gene encoding putative F-box/FBD/LRR-repeat protein At5g22670, with translation MSERGVACRRTREDMISVLPDHLLCQILCNVPTKTAVMTSVLSTRWRSIWLSIPHLDLQSDDFPNFTAFANFISRFLDFSKGSSRLHKLKLESWNLDFVSGYLDPCCLITDWINNAVTRKVQHLDILYPWIVKKMPLSIYTCETLVSLKLTNASLADCDYVSLPCLKIMHLVDNIYASDAFLEKLISSCPVLEDLTFVGNRDTEYNLRVLRVRSKSLKSLVVDLDGDTDMDSENTGKGVVIDAPGLDYLSLEDYQSTSFVISKLSFSAKVYVNVGFDMAFDTAVIDSSKRSVVRTFFTMLSNVRDMTLSGTTLRIISLYLKHELLPQFPHLIRLHSVFYNSDLGKLPNILQSCPNLKSLVLEPEEFKMNELLVLSSSSVPECLRSSLEHVEIKTLIRGAVAEMELVKYFLENSAVLKKLKMCLRRGRMNEESFILMELLRLRRCSPCCEVVIQLEELNETRQSMVRYYTFL, from the exons ATGAGCGAGAGGGGAGTAGCATGTCGCAGAACTAGAGAAGACATGATAAGCGTCTTACCTGATCACTTGCTGTGTCAGATACTCTGTAATGTTCCTACAAAGACAGCTGTTATGACTAGTGTTCTGTCCACCAGATGGAGAAGTATCTGGCTTTCGATTCCTCACTTGGATTTGCAGAGTGATGATTTCCCTAACTTCACTGCCTTCGCTAACTTCATCTCAAGGTTTCTAGATTTCTCTAAGGGCTCATCACGTTTACACAAGCTCAAACTTGAGTCATGGAACCTTGATTTTGTGAGTGGTTATCTTGATCCCTGTTGCTTGATAACAGATTGGATCAACAATGCAGTTACACGTAAAGTTCAACATCTAGATATCTTATATCCTTGGATTGTAAAGAAGATGCCACTAAGCATCTACACATGTGAGACTCTTGTATCCTTGAAACTCACTAATGCGTCATTGGCTGATTGCGACTATGTTTCTCTACCTTGTCTGAAGATCATGCATCTAGTAGACAACATATACGCCAGCGATGCCTTTCTTGAGAAGCTTATCTCATCTTGTCCGGTTCTTGAAGATTTAACATTTGTTGGAAACAGAGATACAGAGTACAACCTTAGGGTTTTACGAGTGCGTTCTAAGTCATTGAAGAGTCTTGTAGTTGATCTAGACGGTGACACGGATATGGATAGTGAGAACACTGGGAAAGGTGTTGTGATTGATGCTCCTGGACTTGACTATTTGAGTCTTGAAGATTACCAGTCGACAAGTTTCGTGATAAGCAAGCTAAGTTTCTCTGCTAAGGTATATGTTAATGTCGGTTTTGATATGGCCTTTGACACTGCTGTGATTGATTCCTCGAAGAGAAGTGTAGTGAGAACATTCTTTACCATGCTCTCGAACGTAAGGGACATGACTCTAAGTGGAACAACTTTGCGTATCATCTCTCTATACTTGAAACACGAACTGCTTCCTCAGTTTCCTCACTTGATCAGATTACATTCGGTCTTCTATAACTCTGACTTGGGAAAGTTACCAAACATTCTTCAGAGCTGTCCAAATCTCAAATCCCTTGTCTTG GAACCGGAGGAGTTTAAGATGAACGAACTGCTTGTtctctcatcatcatcagttCCAGAATGTTTAAGATCATCACTAGAGCACGTTGAGATAAAAACACTGATAAGAGGAGCTGTAGCTGAAATGGAACTAGTAAAATACTTCCTTGAGAACTCAGCAGTGCTCAAGAAGTTGAAGATGTGTTTGCGTCGTGGGAGAATGAATGAAGAGTCGTTCATCTTGATGGAACTCTTGAGATTAAGGAGATGCTCTCCTTGTTGTGAAGTTGTTATTCAACTTGAAGAGTTAAACGAGACTCGTCAAAGTATGGTGAGATACTACACCTTTTTGTAA
- the LOC130509461 gene encoding FBD-associated F-box protein At5g22730-like — protein sequence MEESSSKKKRTLEDYERFYKIIIQNYLRKPREEDKISKLPDSLISQILSHLPTTKEAVRTSVLSKRWRSLYLLIPALTVNANEFPNHNAFVGFIDRFLGFSREQNSILHRCKLTIHKNVINDSPPCVTRLIDSVASSKLNHLDVECLVNRKFLEAVPQSLYVCDTLVYLRLHRVSFGEFESFSLPCLKTMVLEHNVYANDTSLELFISHCSVLEDLSIVRMEPDNIKVLRVCSKTLTSLHIDYFFGEDDDFDDEGFERDGSGVFINAPKLEFLKFEDDLSDSKIITNSGSLAKVDIVFVFSENDTADLIDLPKRDMIRNFFTSISRVTDLKLSSHIVEFLYYNNQFDPLVLPRFCNLSRLKLKISKSCLKMLPTLLKRCPNLKTLILVLDFDTSDEKALVIRASSVPRCLLSSLEHVEIKCLNGGPARMEVARYIVENSLVLKKLVLDIRCTTMEKGFYFTEEGFNMLRYLLALPRPNSTCQILLK from the exons ATGGAGGAAAGCTCTTCGAAAAAGAAACGAACGCTTGAAGATTACGAAAGATTCTACAAAATAATCATACAAAATTACTTAAGAAAACCTAGAGAAGAAGATAAGATAAGCAAGCTACCAGATTCTCTGATCTCTCAGATACTCTCCCATCTCCCGACCACAAAGGAAGCTGTTCGAACTAGCGTTCTGTCCAAACGGTGGAGAAGTCTCTACCTTTTGATCCCCGCGTTGACTGTGAACGCTAACGAGTTCCCAAATCACAACGCCTTCGTTGGTTTTATCGATAGGTTTCTAGGTTTCTCCAGAGAACAGAACTCGATCCTACACAGGTGCAAGTTAACTATCCATAAGAATGTGATCAATGACTCTCCTCCCTGTGTCACACGGTTGATCGATTCTGTAGCGTCGTCTAAACTTAATCATCTCGACGTCGAGTGTCTCGTGAACCGCAAGTTTCTAGAAGCGGTTCCGCAGAGTCTTTACGTGTGCGACACGCTCGTGTATCTAAGACTCCATCGTGTCTCGTTTGGCGAGTTTGAATCTTTCTCTTTACCTTGTCTAAAGACAATGGTGTTAGAACATAATGTATACGCTAATGACACGAGCCTTGAGTTGTTTATCTCGCATTGCTCTGTTCTTGAGGATCTGAGCATTGTTAGAATGGAACCGGATAACATAAAGGTTTTACGAGTGTGCTCCAAGACGTTGACTAGTCTTCATATAGACTATTTCTTTGGTGAAGATGATGACTTTGATGACGAGGGTTTCGAGAGAGATGGCTCAGGGGTTTTCATCAATGCTCCTAAACTCGAGTTCTTGAAATTCGAAGATGATCTCTCTGATAGTAAAATCATTACCAATTCAGGGTCCTTAGCCAAGGTCGACATTGTTTTCGTCTTCAGTGAGAACGATACTGCTGATTTAATAGACTTACCAAAGCGAGATATGATCCGTAACTTCTTTACTAGCATCTCACGTGTTACTGATTTGAAGCTCTCTTCGCATATTGtggag TTTCTTTATTACAACAATCAATTCGACCCACTGGTACTGCCTCGGTTTTGTAACCTTTCTCGTTTAAAACTGAAGATTTCTAAGTCGTGTCTGAAAATGTTACCAACTCTTCTTAAGAGATGTCCTAATCTAAAGACACTCATCTTGGTGCTG GATTTTGATACTAGTGATGAGAAAGCACTGGTGATAAGAGCTTCATCAGTACCTCGGTGTTTGCTGTCATCACTAGAGCATGTAGAGATAAAATGTTTAAACGGAGGGCCTGCTAGAATGGAAGTAGCAAGGTACATTGTAGAGAACTCACTGGTTCTTAAAAAGCTTGTTCTGGATATTAGATGCACCACCATGGAAAAAGGGTTTTACTTCACAGAAGAAGGGTTTAACATGTTGAGGTATCTCCTTGCATTGCCCAGGCCAAATAGCACGTGTCAAATCCTACTTAAATGA
- the LOC108845553 gene encoding putative F-box/FBD/LRR-repeat protein At5g22670 — MSERGTSCCRTEEDRISFLPDDLLCQILSHVPTKTGVMTSVLSTRWRTIWLSIPILDLHTDDFPNFTALASFISRFLDGSSCLHKLKLAFGSGRPIRDISNEFMRLAFNFTGIIGDISSNPAYLMTQWINNAVTRKVQHVDILYPTKDILARWIVGMMKMPLSIYTCETLVSLKLCNVSLADSENFSLPRLKIMRLVGNVYTNDAFLEKLISSCPVLEELVVRNRDTEYNFRVLQVCSKSLKSLVVDLDGRENVFKDFRVVVIDAPGLNNLRLKDNQFTIYVISNLGSSAKVDIDVSFNLKRSVVRSAVRMRSLYTMLVRGMTTSSSKRSVMRSFFTMLSSVRDMTISQTTLEGVCLNLKHKPEPQFSYLIRLHVILYNSDLGKLPNILECCPNLKSLVLELSNLKKEELLFSSSSSVPVCLRSSLEYVEIKTPMSGAVAEIELVKYFLENSTVLKKFKMCLRCGRKNEESKILMERLRLSRCSPSCEVVVQLEELREETSLKL; from the exons ATGAGCGAGAGAGGAACATCGTGTTGCAGAACCGAAGAGGACAGGATAAGCTTCTTACCTGATGACTTGCTGTGTCAGATACTCTCTCATGTTCCTACAAAGACAGGTGTTATGACTAGTGTTCTGTCTACCAGATGGAGAACTATCTGGCTTTCGATACCTATCTTGGATTTGCACACTGATGATTTCCCTAACTTCACCGCCTTGGCGAGCTTCATCTCCCGTTTTCTAGATGGCTCATCATGCTTACACAAGCTCAAACTTGCTTTCGGCTCTGGGAGACCTATTCGAGATATCTCTAATGAGTTTATGAGATTAGCTTTTAACTTTACGGGAATTATTGGAGATATCTCTAGTAATCCCGCTTATTTGATGACGCAATGGATCAACAATGCAGTTACACGTAAAGTTCAACATGTAGATATCTTATATCCTACAAAAGATATCTTAGCTCGTTGGATTGTAGGCATGATGAAGATGCCACTAAGCATCTACACCTGTGAGACTCTAGTATCCTTGAAACTCTGTAACGTGTCATTGGCTGATTCGGAGAATTTTTCTCTACCTCGTCTCAAAATCATGCGTTTAGTAGGCAACGTTTACACTAATGATGCCTTTCTGGAGAAGCTTATCTCATCTTGCCCGGTTCTTGAAGAGTTAGTTGTTAGAAACAGAGATACAGAGTACAACTTTAGGGTTTTACAAGTTTGTTCCAAGTCATTAAAGAGTCTTGTGGTTGATCTCGATGGTAGAGAGAATGTGTTCAAAGATTTTAGGGTTGTTGTGATTGATGCTCCTGGACTCAACAATTTGAGACTTAAAGATAACCAGTTCACAATTTATGTAATAAGCAATTTAGGTTCATCTGCCAAGGTAGACATTGATGTCAGttttaatttgaaaagaagTGTAGTGAGAAGTGCAGTGAGAATGAGAAGTTTATACACAATGCTCGTACGGGGCATGACTACAAGCTCCTCAAAGAGAAGTGTAATGAGAAGTTTCTTCACCATGCTCTCGAGCGTAAGGGACATGACTATAAGTCAAACAACTTTAGAG GGCGTATGTCTCAACTTGAAACATAAACCAGAGCCTCAGTTTTCTTACTTGATCAGATTACATGTGATCTTGTATAACTCTGATCTGGGGAAGTTGCCAAACATTCTTGAGTGCTGTCCAAATCTCAAATCCCTTGTCTTG GAGTTGAGTAATCTTAAGAAGGAGGAACTACTTTTTTCCTCATCGTCATCAGTTCCAGTATGTTTAAGATCATCCCTGGAGTACGTTGAGATAAAAACACCGATGAGCGGAGCTGTTGCGGAAATAGAACTAGTGAAGTACTTCCTGGAGAACTCGACGGTGCTCAAGAAGTTTAAGATGTGTTTGCGCTGTGGGAGAAAGAACGAAGAGTCAAAAATCTTGATGGAACGCTTGAGACTGAGCAGATGCTCTCCTTCTTGTGAAGTTGTTGTTCAACTTGAAGAGTTACGAGAAGAGACTTCTCTCAAACTATGA
- the LOC108835213 gene encoding putative F-box/FBD/LRR-repeat protein At5g22670, translating to MSERGTSCCRSEEDRISFLPDDLLCEILSHVPTKTGVMTSVLSTRWRTIWLSIPILDLHTDDFPNFTALASFTSWFLDGSSCLHKLKLAFGSLRTIQDISNELLKLSFNFGRNIQDISNEPSYLMTQWINSAVTRKVQHLDITFLYPWIVEMMPLSIYTCETIVSLKLCNVSLADSENVSLPCLKIMHLVGNVYTSNAFLEKLISSCPVLEELTVVRNRDTEYDLRVLRVCSKSLKSLVVDLDGRKCWYRDFRVVVIDAPGLNNLRLKDNQFTSYVISNLSSSAKVDIDVSFAKRSSVPDMTTSSSKRSVMRSFFTMLSSVRDMTISQTTLEGICLYLKHEPVPQFPYLIRLHAVLYSSDLRTLPNILQICPNLKSLVLALSYLRMEELHVFSSSSVPECLRSSLECVEIKTPIRGAVTEIELVKYLLENSVVLRKFKMCLRRRRMNEESNISMKLLRLRRCSPSCEVVVQLK from the exons ATGAGCGAGAGAGGAACATCATGTTGCAGAAGCGAAGAGGACAGGATAAGCTTCTTACCTGATGACTTGCTGTGTGAGATACTCTCTCATGTTCCTACAAAGACAGGTGTTATGACTAGTGTTCTGTCTACCAGATGGAGAACTATCTGGCTTTCGATACCTATCTTGGATTTGCACACTGATGATTTCCCTAACTTCACCGCCTTGGCGAGCTTCACCTCTTGGTTTCTAGATGGCTCATCATGCTTACACAAGCTCAAACTTGCGTTCGGCTCTTTGAGAACTATTCAAGATATCTCTAATGAGTTGTtgaaattatcttttaacttCGGGAGAAATATTCAAGATATCTCTAATGAACCGTCTTACTTGATGACACAATGGATCAACAGTGCAGTTACACGTAAAGTTCAACATCTAGATATAACATTCTTATATCCTTGGATTGTGGAGATGATGCCACTAAGCATCTACACCTGTGAGACTATAGTATCCTTGAAACTCTGTAACGTGTCATTGGCTGATTCCGAGAATGTTTCTCTACCTTGTCTCAAGATCATGCATTTGGTTGGCAACGTTTACACTAGCAATGCTTTTCTTGAGAAGCTTATCTCATCTTGCCCGGTTCTTGAAGAGTTAACAGTTGTTAGAAACAGAGATACAGAGTACGACCTTAGGGTTTTACGAGTTTGTTCCAAGTCATTAAAGAGTCTTGTGGTTGATCTCGATGGTAGAAAGTGTTGGTACAGAGATTTTAGGGTTGTTGTGATTGATGCTCCTGGACTCAACAATTTGAGACTGAAAGATAACCAGTTCACAAGTTATGTAATAAGCAATTTAAGTTCATCCGCCAAGGTAGACATTGATGTCAGCTTTGCCAAGCGCTCGAGCGTACCGGACATGACTACAAGCTCCTCAAAGAGAAGTGTAATGAGAAGTTTCTTCACCATGCTCTCGAGCGTAAGGGACATGACTATAAGTCAAACAACTTTAGAg GGAATATGTCTCTACTTGAAACATGAACCAGTGCCTCAGTTTCCTTACTTGATCAGATTACATGCGGTCTTGTATAGCTCTGATTTGAGAACTTTGCCGAACATTCTTCAGATCTGTCCAAATCTCAAATCCCTTGTCTTG GCGTTGAGTTATCTTAGGATGGAGGAACTACATGTtttctcatcatcatcagttCCAGAATGTTTAAGATCATCCCTGGAGTGCGTTGAGATAAAAACACCGATAAGAGGAGCGGTAACTGAAATAGAACTAGTGAAGTACTTACTTGAGAACTCCGTGGTGCTCAGGAAGTTTAAGATGTGTTTGCGTCGTAGGAGAATGAACGAAGAGTCAAACATTTCCATGAAACTCTTGAGATTGAGGAGATGCTCTCCTTCTTGTGAAGTTGTTGTTCAACTTAAATAG
- the LOC108845555 gene encoding putative F-box/FBD/LRR-repeat protein At5g22670, which yields MSERGVACRRRTGEDRISFFPDHLLCQILSDVPTKTAVMTSVLSTRWRNIWLCIPLLDLHTDDFPNFTAFASFISTFLDFSKGSSCLHKLKLDLNFGRQRPIQDISSESSSWDLAFARGYLDPYYLITMWIDIAATRKVQYLDIFLHPWNLKIIPLSIYTCETLVSLKLHNVSLADSEYVSLPCLKTLHLVDNTYASDALLEKLISSCPVLEDLTFVRKGNTEYDFDILRVRSQSLKSLVVLLNGKEWWYKACRVAVIDAPGLSYLSLQDNQLACYVISNLSSPDKVNIDVSFEVDSDLATLIGSSKKSVVRSFFTMLSNVRDMTISQTTLEGIWLYLKHELPLFPYLIRLQAVLYNSDLGNFPNLLESCPNLKSIVLELNNFRKEGLLIFSSSVPECLRSSLEYVEIRTPIGGVVSEIELVKYFLENSAVLKKLKMCLRRGRMNEESNILMELLRLRRCSPSCEVVVDLEELGEEACQSMKRYYNFF from the exons atgagCGAGAGAGGAGTAGCATGTCGTCGCAGAACTGGAGAAGACAGGATAAGCTTCTTTCCCGACCACTTGCTGTGTCAGATACTCTCTGATGTTCCTACAAAGACGGCTGTAATGACTAGTGTTTTGTCCACCAGATGGAGAAATATCTGGCTTTGTATACCTCTCTTGGATTTGCACACTGATGATTTCCCTAACTTCACTGCCTTTGCAAGCTTCATCTCTACGTTTCTAGATTTCTCTAAAGGCTCATCATGCTTACACAAGCTCAAACTTGATTTGAACTTTGGGAGACAACGACCTATTCAAGATATCTCTAGTGAGTCATCATCATGGGACCTTGCTTTTGCGAGAGGTTATCTTGATCCCTATTACTTGATAACAATGTGGATCGACATTGCAGCTACACGTAAAGTTCAATATCTAGATATCTTCTTACATCCTTGGAATTTAAAGATAATTCCACTAAGCATCTACACCTGCGAGACTCTTGTATCCTTGAAACTCCATAACGTGTCATTGGCTGATTCCGAGTATGTCTCTCTACCTTGTCTCAAGACCTTGCATTTAGTAGACAACACATACGCTAGTGATGCTCTTCTTGAGAAGCTTATCTCATCTTGCCCGGTTCTTGAAGATTTAACATTTGTTAGAAAAGGAAATACAGAGTACGACTTTGATATTTTACGAGTGCGTTCTCAGTCATTAAAGAGTCTCGTAGTTCTTCTTAATGGTAAGGAGTGGTGGTACAAAGCTTGTAGGGTTGCTGTGATTGATGCTCCTGGACTCAGCTATTTGAGTCTTCAAGATAACCAGTTAGCATGTTATGTAATAAGCAATTTGAGTTCACCTGACAAGGTAAACATTGATGTCAGTTTTGAAGTGGACAGTGATCTAGCTACTCTAATTGGCTCCTCAAAGAAAAGTGTagtgagaagtttcttcacCATGCTCTCGAACGTAAGGGACATGACCATAAGTCAAACAACTTTAGAG GGCATATGGCTCTACTTGAAACATGAACTGCCTCTGTTTCCTTACTTGATCAGATTACAGGCGGTCTTGTATAACTCTGATTTGGGAAATTTTCCAAACCTTCTTGAGAGCTGTCCAAATCTCAAATCCATTGTCTTG GAGTTGAATAATTTTAGGAAGGAGGGACTACTTATTTTCTCATCATCAGTTCCGGAATGTTTAAGATCATCCCTGGAGTATGTTGAGATAAGAACACCGATAGGAGGAGTAGTAAGTGAAATCGAACTTGTGAAGTACTTCCTCGAGAACTCTGCGGTGCTCAAGAAGCTTAAGATGTGTTTGCGTCGTGGGAGAATGAACGAAGAGTCAAATATCTTGATGGAACTCTTGAGATTGAGGAGATGCTCTCCTTCTTGTGAAGTTGTTGTTGACCTTGAAGAGTTAGGAGAAGAGGCTTGTCAAAGTATGAAAAGATActacaactttttttaa
- the LOC130494711 gene encoding histone deacetylase HDT2-like encodes MEFWGVEVLAGKSVKVKPDFETLIHVSQASLDKGKKGETALLYVTVDGKKLVMGTLSQGNIPQISFDLVFEKEFELSHSLESGSVHFVGYKSPNMPEEEDFSDSEEEEEAAAVPAAVTVKADSKPKAKPVEEVKPESDDDDDDESGEEDDSEEDGSDSEKGMDVDEDDSEDEDDSEDEDDETPKKPVVSNKKRPNESAASKASLSAKKAKPATPHPAKKGGKSPVNANQSPKSGGQSPSGAGSNKKQFNSGKQFGSNNKGKGKGKGRA; translated from the exons ATGGAATTCTGGG GAGTTGAAGTTCTAGCAGGGAAGTCAGTTAAAGTGAAGCCTGATTTTGAAACACTCATCCATGTTTCCCAG GCATCACTTGAtaaagggaagaagggagagacCGCTTTGTTGTATGTGACGGTTGATGGGAAGAAGCTTGTGATGGGAACACTCTCTCAAGGCAACATTCCTCAGATTAGCTTCGATCTCGTCTTTGAGAAGGAGTTTGAGCTTTCCCACAGTTTGGAGAGCGGAAGTGTCCACTTTGTCGGATACAAATCCCCCAACATGCCCGAAGAGGAGGACTTCTCTGATtcagaagaggaggaggaagctgCAGCAGTTCCTGCAGCTGTCACTGTCAAGGCTGACTCGAAACCAAAGGCCAAGCCTGTGGAGGAAGTGAAGCCTGaatcagatgatgatgatgatgatgagtctgGCGAGGAGGATGATTCTGAAGAGGATGGGTCAGACTCTGAGAAAGGA atGGATGTTGACGAGGATGATTCAGAGGATGAAGATGATtctgaggatgaagatgatgagacCCCTAAGAAGCCTGTGGTGTCCAACAAAAAGCGGCCTAATGAATCTGCTGCTTCCAAAGCATCTCTTTCAGCAAAGAAGGCAAAACCAGCTACACCACACCCGGCTAAAAAGGGTGGAAAGAGTCCTGTGAATGCTAACCAGAGCCCTAAATCTGGAGGTCAATCACCCTCCGGTGCTGGTTCTAACAAGAA GCAATTCAATTCTGGCAAGCAATTTGGTTCTAACAACAAGGGCAAAGGAAAAGGAAAGGGCAGAGCCTAA
- the LOC108845820 gene encoding LOW QUALITY PROTEIN: histone deacetylase HDT2 (The sequence of the model RefSeq protein was modified relative to this genomic sequence to represent the inferred CDS: substituted 1 base at 1 genomic stop codon) has translation MEFWGVEVLAGKSVKVKPDFESLIHVSQASLDKGKKGETALLYVTVRGKKLVMGTLSQGNIPQISFDLVFEKEFELSHSLESGSVHFVGYKSPNMVEEDVFSDPEEEXEEEAAAVPAAVTANAVKADSKPKAKPAEEVKPESAEDEDEDDSEEDGSDSEKGMDVDSEDEGEDDTPKK, from the exons ATGGAATTCTGGG GAGTTGAAGTTCTGGCAGGGAAGTCAGTTAAAGTGAAGCCTGATTTTGAATCTCTCATTCATGTTTCCCAG GCATCACTTGAtaaagggaagaagggagaAACTGCTTTGTTGTATGTGACGGTTCGTGGGAAGAAGCTTGTGATGGGAACCCTCTCTCAAGGCAACATTCCTCAGATTAGCTTCGATCTCGTCTTTGAGAAAGAGTTTGAGCTTTCCCACAGTTTGGAGAGCGGAAGTGTCCACTTTGTCGGATACAAATCCCCCAACATGGTGGAAGAGGATGTCTTCTCTGATCCAGAAGAGGAGTAGGAGGAGGAAGCTGCTGCAGTTCCTGCAGCTGTCACTGCAAATGCTGTCAAGGCTGACTCAAAACCAAAGGCCAAGCCTGCGGAGGAAGTGAAGCCTGAATCAGCcgaggatgaggatgaggatgattCTGAAGAGGATGGATCCGACTCTGAGAAAGGA ATGGATGTTGATTCCGAGGATGAGGGAGAAGATGACACCCCTAAGAAGTAA